A genomic window from Populus alba chromosome 19, ASM523922v2, whole genome shotgun sequence includes:
- the LOC118038725 gene encoding uncharacterized protein, with protein MGQAFRKLFDTFFGNTEMRVVMLGLDAAGKTTILYKLHIGEVLSTVPTIGFNVEKVQYKNVVFTVWDVGGQEKLRPLWRHYFNNTDGLIYVVDSLDRERIGRAKAEFQTIVKDPFMLNSIILVFANKQDMKGAMTPMEVCEGLGLFELKNRKWHIQGTCALRGDGLYEGLDWLSGTFKEMRAAGYSSVGTSSF; from the exons ATGGGTCAAGCCTTTCGCAAGCTCTTCGACACCTTTTTCGGCAATACCGAGATGCGG GTTGTCATGCTCGGACTCGATGCAGCCGGTAAAACTACCATACTTTACAAGTTGCACATTGGAGAAGTGCTATCCACTGTCCCTACTATTG GGTTCAACGTGGAGAAAGTTCAGTATAAGAATGTGGTGTTCACCGTTTGGGATGTTGGTGGACAAGAGAAACTAAGGCCGCTATGGAGGCATTACTTCAATAACACCGATGGACTG ATATATGTTGTTGATTCGTTGGACCGGGAGAGAATTGGAAGAGCTAAGGCAGAATTTCAG ACCATCGTCAAAGATCCGTTTATGCTCAACAGTATCATCTTGGTGTTTGCCAACAAACAGGACATG AAAGGAGCAATGACCCCAATGGAAGTATGCGAAGGACTAGGTCTTTTCGAACTCAAGAACAGAAAATGGCACATACAGGGGACTTGCGCTCTCAGGGGAGATGGACTTTATGAGGGCCTGGACTGGTTATCTGGAACTTTTAAAGAGATGAGAGCTGCAGGATACTCTTCAGTGGGCACCTCATCATTCTAA